A genomic stretch from Thermodesulfobacteriota bacterium includes:
- a CDS encoding TIGR03013 family PEP-CTERM/XrtA system glycosyltransferase: protein MIKIFNQYYPIRNVLFVVGEGGLIFLSVILAAMVRLGGLDDGWLGDNLIWSKIFLITLVCQVSLYYFDLYDLKVTDTFLELGIRLLHALGVASIGLAVIYYIFPQLIMGRGIFFITLAFLVLLVTSWRFIYNLILRKNMFAQRLLLVGNGRLAADILAELGEKPDSGYKIVGLVPMARGERTSQTEIPIFEDIRDLKRLVEQEKVDKIVVSMDERRGALPVAELLDCRMNGTPVIEGETFYEILTGKILVEKINPSWLIFSEGFEKTPLHRVTKRLVGFALASTGLLITAPVILITAIAIKLDSRGLVFFKQERIGENGRIFKVYKFRSMRTDAELNSGPVWAQEDDPRITRVGRIIRNLRIDEIPQMWNVLKGDMSFVGPRPERPHFVNELRKSVPYYDQRHTVKPGITGWAQVLYPYGASEDDALQKLKYDLYYIKHMSVVMDLLIVVKTIKIVLFGRGSR from the coding sequence ATGATCAAGATATTCAACCAGTACTATCCCATCAGGAACGTCCTCTTTGTGGTTGGTGAGGGCGGCCTTATTTTTCTGTCCGTCATTTTGGCCGCCATGGTTCGCCTTGGAGGACTGGATGACGGATGGCTGGGGGATAATCTGATATGGAGCAAGATTTTTCTAATTACCCTGGTCTGCCAGGTTAGCCTCTATTACTTTGATCTTTATGATCTAAAAGTTACCGATACCTTTCTGGAACTGGGTATCCGCCTCCTCCATGCCCTTGGGGTGGCTTCTATCGGTCTCGCCGTAATCTATTATATATTCCCGCAGCTCATCATGGGGCGGGGTATTTTTTTTATTACCCTGGCCTTCCTGGTTCTTTTGGTCACTTCCTGGCGCTTTATCTACAATTTAATATTACGCAAGAATATGTTTGCGCAAAGGCTGTTACTGGTGGGAAACGGCAGGTTGGCCGCAGACATCTTAGCGGAGCTGGGAGAGAAACCGGATTCAGGTTATAAGATAGTGGGCTTGGTCCCGATGGCCAGGGGGGAGAGGACATCGCAAACAGAAATTCCTATTTTTGAGGATATCCGGGACTTAAAGAGGCTTGTCGAACAGGAAAAAGTTGACAAGATCGTGGTCTCTATGGACGAGAGAAGAGGCGCGCTTCCGGTTGCCGAGCTCCTGGATTGCCGGATGAACGGCACCCCGGTTATAGAAGGCGAGACCTTCTATGAGATATTGACGGGCAAGATCCTGGTAGAAAAGATTAACCCGAGCTGGCTCATATTTTCCGAGGGGTTTGAGAAGACGCCCCTGCATCGGGTGACGAAAAGGCTTGTGGGATTTGCCCTTGCATCGACCGGCCTGTTAATAACTGCGCCGGTTATATTGATTACCGCCATAGCCATTAAGCTTGATTCCAGAGGCCTGGTGTTTTTTAAGCAGGAGCGGATAGGTGAGAATGGCCGGATATTCAAGGTCTATAAATTCAGGTCGATGAGAACAGATGCGGAGCTGAACAGCGGCCCGGTCTGGGCGCAGGAAGATGATCCGCGCATTACCCGGGTAGGCAGGATTATACGTAACCTGAGAATCGATGAGATACCCCAGATGTGGAATGTCCTTAAAGGAGATATGAGCTTTGTGGGGCCCCGTCCGGAGAGGCCTCATTTTGTAAATGAATTAAGAAAAAGCGTGCCCTACTACGATCAAAGACACACAGTAAAACCGGGGATAACCGGTTGGGCGCAGGTTCTCTATCCTTATGGGGCATCCGAGGATGATGCGTTGCAAAAGTTGAAGTACGATCTTTATTATATCAAACACATGTCTGTGGTAATGGACTTGTTAATTGTGGTAAAGACTATTAAAATTGTGCTTTTCGGCCGGGGATCACGTTAG
- the glmS gene encoding glutamine--fructose-6-phosphate transaminase (isomerizing), translating to MCGIIGYVGHRRVIPVLLDGLKMLEYRGYDSAGIAYLKDGKINISRAEGKLENLDLKLNGKRDEASFTGIGHTRWATHGVPNERNAHPHTDCKNELVVVHNGIIENYFSLRENLKAEGHEFRSDTDTEVLAHLIEKYFAGDLSEAVARAVREVEGSYALAAMCTQDGVLVAARYQSPLVLGLGEGEYFLASDIPAFLRYTKDVMFLDDGEMVIVRRDGIQIKKAATGEEVKKKAERITWDAAMAEKAGFKHFMLKEIYEQPQAILNTVRGRVSGEEGEAYLPEIDLSEKELKAIRRIMLVACGTSWHAALLAKYYLEKWVGLPTEVDLASEFRYRSLLIDGDTLTVPISQSGETADTLAGLRIAKEKGSKIISICNVVGSTVSRESHGTIYTHAGPEIGVASTKAFTSQLTALYLLTIYLGRVRGVISKEKARLMIKDIIDLPPLLEDNIKNIHAAVKELALEFYKKRDFLYLGRNYMFPIALEGALKLKEISYIHAEGYAAGEMKHGPIALIDEAMPVVALAPASPVYDKVLSNVLEVMARRGIVIALADEGDEKVGGLASHTLFLPKVSEEMAPILYTVPLQLLAYEIAVLRGCDVDQPRNLAKSVTVE from the coding sequence ATGTGCGGGATAATAGGTTATGTGGGCCACAGGAGGGTGATACCGGTTCTCCTGGATGGCCTCAAGATGCTGGAGTACCGCGGCTATGATTCGGCGGGCATAGCTTATCTTAAGGATGGCAAGATAAATATTAGCCGGGCCGAGGGCAAACTGGAAAACCTGGACCTTAAACTAAACGGGAAGAGGGATGAGGCCAGTTTTACCGGCATTGGTCATACGCGTTGGGCTACCCACGGTGTCCCCAATGAAAGGAACGCCCATCCGCATACGGACTGCAAGAACGAGCTGGTGGTAGTTCATAACGGCATCATTGAAAACTATTTCAGCCTGCGGGAGAACCTAAAGGCGGAAGGCCATGAATTCCGTTCAGACACAGATACCGAAGTCCTGGCCCATCTTATCGAGAAATACTTTGCAGGCGATCTGAGTGAGGCGGTGGCCCGGGCGGTGCGGGAGGTAGAGGGTTCTTATGCCCTGGCCGCGATGTGCACTCAGGACGGAGTCCTGGTGGCGGCGCGTTACCAGAGCCCCCTGGTATTGGGATTGGGCGAAGGGGAGTATTTCCTGGCCTCGGACATACCTGCCTTTCTGCGTTATACCAAGGATGTTATGTTCCTGGACGATGGTGAGATGGTTATCGTGCGCCGGGATGGGATACAGATAAAAAAGGCGGCTACCGGGGAAGAGGTAAAGAAGAAGGCGGAGAGGATAACCTGGGATGCGGCCATGGCCGAAAAGGCCGGCTTCAAACACTTTATGCTCAAGGAGATCTACGAGCAGCCGCAGGCCATCTTAAATACCGTAAGGGGAAGGGTATCGGGAGAAGAGGGCGAGGCCTATCTTCCGGAGATAGACCTGTCGGAAAAAGAACTGAAGGCTATCAGGCGCATAATGCTTGTGGCCTGCGGGACCTCCTGGCATGCGGCCCTGCTGGCCAAATATTATCTGGAAAAATGGGTTGGCCTGCCCACCGAGGTGGATCTGGCCTCGGAGTTCAGGTATCGCTCCTTGCTTATAGATGGAGACACACTGACCGTCCCCATCTCCCAATCCGGCGAGACCGCGGACACCCTGGCCGGACTCCGTATAGCCAAAGAAAAGGGCTCCAAAATTATATCCATCTGCAATGTGGTGGGGAGCACGGTCAGCCGGGAATCGCACGGGACGATATACACCCACGCCGGTCCGGAGATAGGCGTGGCCTCGACCAAGGCGTTTACCAGCCAATTGACCGCCCTCTACCTCCTGACCATCTATCTGGGCCGGGTGCGGGGGGTTATCTCAAAGGAAAAGGCCCGGCTTATGATTAAGGACATCATAGACCTCCCCCCGCTTCTCGAAGATAATATCAAAAATATACATGCGGCGGTAAAGGAACTGGCCCTGGAATTCTACAAGAAGAGGGATTTTCTTTATCTGGGCCGTAATTATATGTTTCCCATTGCCCTGGAAGGCGCCTTAAAGCTCAAAGAAATATCTTACATCCACGCCGAGGGCTATGCGGCCGGCGAGATGAAGCACGGGCCTATTGCCTTAATCGATGAGGCCATGCCGGTGGTGGCCCTGGCCCCTGCTTCGCCGGTCTATGACAAGGTCTTAAGCAATGTGCTGGAGGTCATGGCCAGGCGGGGGATAGTCATTGCCCTGGCCGATGAGGGGGATGAAAAAGTGGGGGGGTTAGCCAGTCATACCCTGTTCCTGCCAAAGGTGTCCGAGGAGATGGCGCCCATCCTTTATACCGTGCCCTTACAACTCCTGGCCTATGAGATAGCCGTCTTAAGGGGCTGTGATGTTGACCAGCCGCGCAATCTGGCCAAGAGTGTTACGGTAGAATAA
- a CDS encoding type II toxin-antitoxin system MqsA family antitoxin, giving the protein MICEICGKEGARVRRVARTYGKGKDILVIENVPVVTCPHCGESYLDAETLHEIERIKLHKKSFAEKRQVPVAHFA; this is encoded by the coding sequence ATGATATGTGAAATTTGTGGAAAAGAGGGAGCGCGCGTCCGGCGGGTTGCAAGGACCTACGGTAAGGGCAAGGACATCTTGGTTATAGAAAATGTTCCTGTGGTAACTTGTCCTCACTGCGGAGAGAGCTACCTTGATGCGGAAACGCTTCACGAAATTGAGCGCATAAAGCTTCACAAAAAGAGTTTTGCGGAAAAGCGCCAAGTTCCGGTTGCTCACTTTGCATAA
- a CDS encoding type II toxin-antitoxin system MqsA family antitoxin → MRCVFCGGETKKMLVTFNYEEENRYFLVEHVPAEVCDRCGEKTYSPDVTDELLKFAKDKFKPVKKLEVPVFDFAEAS, encoded by the coding sequence ATGAGATGCGTTTTCTGCGGCGGTGAAACAAAGAAAATGTTGGTAACCTTCAATTATGAAGAGGAAAACAGGTATTTTCTTGTCGAACATGTACCTGCTGAGGTTTGTGATCGTTGCGGTGAGAAGACTTATTCTCCAGATGTTACTGATGAATTATTGAAATTCGCGAAAGACAAATTTAAACCGGTTAAAAAGCTGGAGGTCCCTGTTTTTGATTTTGCTGAAGCTTCTTAA
- a CDS encoding DUF4258 domain-containing protein, giving the protein MELEGIRDKISRGEYRYSDHAVKRMIKRSIDRAEIEEAVLSGEIIEEYPDDKYSPSCLVYGRARSGRHLHVQLSIPPTVVIITAYDPDETEWIDYRVRRKKK; this is encoded by the coding sequence ATGGAACTAGAGGGAATAAGGGATAAAATAAGCAGAGGGGAATACCGCTACTCTGACCATGCCGTAAAAAGGATGATCAAACGGTCCATTGATCGCGCTGAGATAGAAGAGGCCGTATTATCAGGTGAGATTATCGAAGAATATCCCGATGATAAATATTCTCCGAGTTGCCTTGTTTATGGGAGAGCGAGATCCGGCAGACATCTTCATGTTCAGCTTTCCATCCCTCCGACTGTTGTCATAATTACAGCTTATGATCCTGATGAGACCGAATGGATAGATTATAGAGTTAGGAGGAAAAAGAAATGA